One part of the Bacteroidota bacterium genome encodes these proteins:
- a CDS encoding HNH endonuclease domain-containing protein, whose protein sequence is MKIDTESFIRVSQILERDAKTATYKFALIKATIDAISYYDQHIIKDKLHNRVSFSMGLLVEQWLWYYYPLLESDIFLPQLDAETPIGEKGKNIAFRADFENLIKSYSKYGGFKNFYQSYKKYNLPEDIYPILTKLIKSLYSAIENGPIKYLGNSFSQNNYSIYSKPEGKNRFVAKKGERINSGFLINNLKHVSIPYDFYIVLKYMGGFIGGRNSIINNWADFIVKTSKNQNNKIKKGYILERLMVHPGSSRDTKLVESYYKKKDELFCVWSGKKIDERFDDNKLNVDHVLPFAHYLNNDIWNLLPALKKVNGNKSDKIPTPDLIEKRKDIIVDYWGELHEFFNKSFEDEVRVSLVPNLNFDSSTNWETSTLNALKSKAEFFIDVRGVEGWEK, encoded by the coding sequence AGCTACATATAAATTTGCATTGATAAAAGCTACAATTGATGCTATTAGCTACTACGATCAACATATTATCAAAGATAAACTTCACAATAGAGTTAGCTTTTCAATGGGATTATTGGTGGAGCAATGGTTGTGGTATTATTATCCTTTATTAGAATCAGATATATTTCTACCCCAACTTGATGCAGAAACACCGATTGGAGAGAAAGGTAAAAATATTGCTTTTAGAGCTGATTTTGAGAATTTGATTAAGTCATATTCAAAATATGGAGGTTTCAAGAATTTTTATCAATCATATAAGAAGTATAATTTACCTGAAGATATTTATCCGATTTTAACTAAATTAATAAAGAGTCTTTATTCCGCTATTGAAAATGGGCCAATCAAGTATCTTGGTAATTCTTTTTCTCAAAACAACTACTCTATCTATAGCAAACCGGAAGGGAAGAATCGCTTCGTTGCTAAAAAAGGAGAACGGATTAATTCTGGGTTTTTAATTAATAATTTGAAACATGTTAGTATTCCTTACGATTTCTACATTGTATTGAAATATATGGGTGGTTTCATTGGCGGCAGAAACTCAATTATAAATAACTGGGCTGACTTCATTGTAAAAACATCTAAAAATCAAAACAATAAAATCAAAAAAGGATACATACTCGAAAGATTAATGGTTCATCCAGGTTCTTCACGTGACACTAAACTTGTTGAATCTTATTACAAAAAGAAAGATGAGTTGTTTTGTGTTTGGAGTGGTAAAAAAATTGATGAAAGATTTGATGATAATAAATTGAATGTTGATCATGTATTACCTTTTGCCCACTACCTAAACAATGATATCTGGAATTTACTTCCGGCATTGAAAAAAGTAAATGGAAACAAGAGTGATAAAATTCCAACACCTGATTTAATTGAAAAACGAAAAGATATAATCGTGGATTATTGGGGAGAACTCCATGAGTTTTTTAATAAAAGTTTTGAAGATGAGGTTCGAGTCTCGCTTGTTCCAAACCTGAATTTTGATTCTTCTACGAATTGGGAGACCTCAACATTAAATGCCCTAAAATCAAAAGCTGAATTTTTTATTGATGTTAGAGGTGTTGAGGGGTGGGAGAAGTAG